From Butyricimonas paravirosa, one genomic window encodes:
- a CDS encoding ABC transporter ATP-binding protein produces the protein MIQLESLTLGYGQEVLLDQVSANLDGGGLIALLGRNGSGKSTLLRATAGLGKIKSGRILLAGKDLTGLRPEELARTVSFVTTEKVRIPNLKCRDVVALGRAPYTNWVGRLQPRDREIVDKSLALLDMSTYAERTMDQMSDGECQRIMIARALAQDTPIILLDEPTSFLDLPNRYELGVLLQRLAHEQNKCILFSTHELDIALTLCDSIALIDRPHLHYLPTRQMINSGHIERLFRNETITFDPKELRIRVR, from the coding sequence ATGATACAACTGGAATCTTTAACACTAGGATACGGGCAAGAGGTTCTGCTTGACCAGGTATCGGCCAACTTGGACGGGGGTGGACTGATCGCCCTGCTGGGACGTAATGGTAGCGGGAAAAGTACCTTACTACGGGCCACGGCGGGGTTAGGGAAAATCAAGTCCGGGCGAATATTGCTGGCCGGGAAAGACCTTACCGGGTTGCGACCGGAGGAACTGGCTCGTACCGTTAGTTTCGTAACTACCGAAAAGGTACGGATTCCTAACCTGAAATGCCGTGATGTAGTCGCCCTCGGGCGGGCTCCCTACACGAACTGGGTAGGACGACTGCAACCACGAGACCGGGAAATCGTTGATAAATCCCTAGCATTACTCGATATGTCCACCTATGCCGAACGAACAATGGACCAGATGTCGGACGGGGAATGCCAGCGAATCATGATCGCCCGGGCTCTCGCACAAGACACTCCCATCATCCTGCTTGATGAACCCACCTCTTTTCTGGACCTACCGAACCGTTACGAACTGGGGGTTCTATTGCAAAGACTGGCTCACGAACAAAACAAATGCATTCTTTTTTCAACCCACGAACTGGATATTGCTCTCACGCTCTGCGATTCCATCGCCCTGATTGACCGTCCGCATTTGCATTACCTGCCCACGCGACAGATGATCAACAGCGGTCATATCGAACGCTTGTTCCGGAACGAAACCATCACGTTCGACCCGAAAGAATTACGTATTCGTGTCCGATGA
- a CDS encoding cob(I)yrinic acid a,c-diamide adenosyltransferase: MHPYLNGKGKTTAAFGLAVRALCAGKSVFIGQFVKSMKYNETAIEPLFDHLVIQQFGEGRFIEREPTPADIQAAHEGLEKCRQHLMEGKFDMVILDELTIALYYSMLSLEEVLNVLRQRSPHTEVVITGRYAPQELIDIADLVTNMQEVKHYYSLGVLSRNGIDH; the protein is encoded by the coding sequence ATACATCCATATCTAAACGGGAAAGGGAAAACAACCGCGGCCTTCGGACTGGCCGTCCGGGCTTTATGTGCCGGGAAAAGTGTTTTCATCGGGCAATTCGTCAAGAGCATGAAATATAACGAAACAGCCATAGAACCCTTGTTCGACCACCTTGTTATCCAGCAATTCGGAGAAGGCCGCTTCATTGAAAGAGAACCCACCCCGGCAGATATACAAGCAGCTCACGAAGGGCTGGAAAAATGTCGCCAACATCTTATGGAAGGTAAATTCGATATGGTTATCTTGGACGAACTGACAATTGCCCTGTATTACTCCATGCTTTCCCTAGAAGAAGTGTTAAATGTTCTCCGCCAACGCTCCCCTCACACCGAAGTCGTAATTACCGGACGTTACGCACCTCAGGAATTAATCGATATAGCAGACCTCGTAACAAATATGCAAGAAGTGAAACACTATTATTCGCTTGGCGTCCTGTCCCGTAACGGGATTGATCATTGA
- a CDS encoding ATP-binding protein → MSEKIYPIGIQNFEKIRKEGYAYVDKTALIYRLVKKGSYYFLSRPRRFGKSLLISTLDAYFLGKKELFNGLAMEKLEKDWIRRPVLHLDLNIGKYDAPDSLDKILEEAISKWEVLYGTGVGESTLALRFKGIVERACQQSGQRVAILVDEYDKPLLQAIGNENLQREYRNTLKPFYGVLKTMDGCIQFAILTGVTKFGKVSVFSDLNNLIDISMDEPFISLCGMTEQEIHDNFEEDLHELAAAQKMTYEEVGAELKKYYDGYHFVENSEGIYNPFSVLNTFFKMKFGSYWFETGTPTYLVELLKRNHYDLERMATEETNSDVLNSIYGDEQPIPVIFQSGYLTIKGYDKEFGLYRLGFPNKEVEEGFINFLMPFYTRFNKIEAPFEIQKFVREIRTGQLDAFFNRLKSFLADTPYELISEQERHYQNVLFIIFKLVGFYTEVEYHTSEGRVDLVLKTNDYIYIMEFKLNGSAEEALQQIHDKHYAQPFQSDKRKIFKIGVNFSSKTRNIEKWIVES, encoded by the coding sequence ATGAGTGAGAAAATTTATCCTATAGGTATCCAGAATTTCGAGAAAATCCGGAAAGAAGGTTATGCTTACGTTGACAAAACCGCCTTGATTTACCGATTGGTGAAAAAAGGAAGTTATTACTTTCTCAGTCGCCCGCGTCGTTTTGGAAAGAGCCTGTTAATCTCCACGCTCGATGCCTATTTTCTCGGAAAAAAGGAGTTGTTTAACGGGTTGGCCATGGAAAAACTAGAGAAGGATTGGATTCGGCGGCCCGTGCTACACCTGGATCTCAATATTGGAAAATACGATGCCCCGGATAGCTTGGATAAAATACTCGAAGAGGCCATATCAAAATGGGAAGTACTTTACGGCACCGGAGTCGGAGAGTCTACCCTAGCCCTACGTTTCAAAGGAATCGTGGAACGAGCCTGCCAGCAATCCGGCCAACGAGTAGCCATTCTCGTTGACGAGTACGACAAACCCTTGTTACAAGCTATTGGAAACGAGAATCTTCAACGAGAATACCGTAACACGTTGAAACCTTTCTACGGAGTGCTCAAAACAATGGATGGTTGCATCCAATTCGCCATCTTAACCGGGGTAACCAAATTCGGGAAAGTCAGCGTGTTCAGTGATTTGAATAACCTGATAGACATTTCGATGGATGAACCTTTCATTTCCTTGTGCGGAATGACAGAGCAAGAAATTCATGACAATTTTGAAGAAGATTTGCACGAGTTAGCCGCTGCACAAAAGATGACCTACGAGGAAGTGGGAGCTGAATTGAAGAAGTATTACGATGGTTACCATTTTGTCGAAAATTCTGAAGGTATATACAATCCATTCAGCGTGCTGAATACATTTTTCAAGATGAAATTCGGTAGTTACTGGTTTGAAACGGGTACACCCACCTATCTCGTGGAGCTACTGAAACGCAATCATTACGATCTGGAACGGATGGCAACCGAAGAAACCAACTCAGACGTATTGAATAGTATTTACGGGGACGAACAGCCTATCCCCGTGATCTTCCAGAGCGGGTACCTCACGATAAAAGGCTATGACAAAGAATTCGGATTATATCGCCTAGGATTTCCAAACAAAGAAGTGGAGGAAGGTTTTATCAATTTCCTAATGCCTTTTTACACCCGGTTCAACAAGATAGAAGCTCCATTTGAAATACAAAAATTCGTTCGTGAAATACGTACAGGGCAACTGGATGCCTTTTTCAATAGATTGAAAAGTTTTCTGGCCGATACTCCTTACGAGCTGATCAGTGAACAGGAACGGCACTATCAAAACGTGCTTTTCATCATCTTCAAGCTGGTAGGTTTTTACACGGAAGTCGAGTATCACACTTCCGAGGGACGTGTGGATCTCGTGTTGAAAACCAACGATTACATTTACATCATGGAATTTAAACTGAATGGCAGTGCCGAAGAGGCCTTGCAACAAATCCATGACAAGCATTACGCTCAACCATTCCAATCAGATAAGCGCAAGATATTTAAAATTGGCGTGAACTTCAGTTCGAAAACAAGGAATATCGAGAAATGGATCGTGGAGTCATAA
- a CDS encoding potassium channel family protein, giving the protein MKCIVFGLGNFGLALSQRLTKRGNEVLGVDSDISKINLYKDSITNTVALDVKNEQALQTLPLTEVDVVFVVFGKDFGTSLFVIALLKQFGVKRIVARAISPVHKVILKSMGITETINPEWEYADFFATKVELGTTIDSYVVDDDHLIIEWEIPPRFIGRKLGDAKFEEEFGLKLIALKRYDAKIDKSLVMNNPSDDTVFIEKDVFVLFGHPKSFRKLGIQIA; this is encoded by the coding sequence ATGAAGTGTATCGTATTTGGATTAGGTAATTTTGGGCTTGCATTATCGCAACGTCTGACTAAACGGGGAAACGAGGTGTTGGGAGTGGATTCCGACATCAGTAAGATTAATTTATACAAGGATTCCATCACGAATACCGTGGCATTGGATGTGAAAAATGAACAGGCATTACAAACATTGCCTTTGACCGAAGTGGACGTGGTGTTTGTGGTGTTCGGGAAAGATTTCGGAACGTCCCTGTTCGTGATTGCGCTATTGAAACAATTTGGTGTGAAACGTATCGTTGCCCGGGCCATTTCGCCAGTGCATAAGGTGATTCTAAAGTCTATGGGAATCACGGAGACCATCAATCCGGAATGGGAGTATGCCGATTTCTTCGCGACAAAAGTGGAGTTGGGGACAACTATAGATTCCTATGTTGTTGATGACGATCATTTGATTATCGAGTGGGAAATTCCACCTCGTTTTATCGGGCGAAAATTAGGTGATGCGAAATTCGAGGAAGAATTCGGGTTAAAATTGATAGCCTTAAAACGCTATGATGCCAAAATCGATAAATCATTGGTGATGAATAACCCATCCGATGATACCGTTTTTATCGAAAAGGACGTGTTTGTACTTTTCGGTCACCCGAAGAGCTTCCGAAAACTTGGAATCCAGATTGCTTGA
- a CDS encoding FecCD family ABC transporter permease: protein MKRNSIIFLFLGLLTFVLFVLDLLSGDSALSVGQVWNVFMGNETDMTTRNIVLSIRLVRVIVAVLIGVALSISGLQMQTVFRNPLADPYLLGVSSGSGLGVAFFILGAPLLGLAHSGFWQSVGIVGAGWGGAVMVLLLIAIISRYVKNILGVLIMGVMIGYIAGAIIQILQYLSSAEQLKMFFLWSMGSLGHVTTTKLFIMIPVICVGVILSIYCIKALNLLLLGENYAQTMGLNIRRTRTLIFVSTTLLTGTVTAFCGPVGFLGLAVPHVARMLFNDADHRTLLPGSILLGVVAMLLCDIIAKTLVLPINCITALLGIPVIIWVVYKNLRPA, encoded by the coding sequence GTGAAACGCAATTCGATCATATTCCTTTTCCTGGGTCTGCTGACTTTCGTGTTGTTCGTACTCGACTTGTTGTCGGGGGATTCGGCACTTTCCGTCGGGCAGGTTTGGAACGTGTTCATGGGTAACGAGACGGACATGACAACCCGGAATATCGTGCTGTCGATTCGATTGGTGAGAGTGATCGTCGCCGTTTTGATCGGTGTGGCTCTTTCGATAAGCGGCTTGCAGATGCAGACCGTTTTCCGGAACCCGTTGGCAGATCCTTACTTGTTGGGAGTAAGTTCCGGATCGGGATTAGGCGTTGCTTTCTTTATCCTGGGAGCTCCCCTGCTGGGACTGGCACATTCCGGTTTCTGGCAGTCGGTAGGTATTGTCGGGGCCGGATGGGGCGGGGCCGTCATGGTTCTGTTACTGATTGCCATCATCAGTCGTTACGTGAAAAATATTCTTGGAGTGTTGATCATGGGAGTGATGATCGGTTACATCGCGGGAGCCATCATACAAATTTTACAGTATTTGAGTTCTGCCGAGCAATTGAAAATGTTTTTCCTGTGGTCGATGGGCTCCCTGGGACATGTCACGACCACGAAACTATTTATCATGATTCCCGTGATTTGCGTGGGCGTCATTCTCTCGATTTATTGTATCAAGGCATTAAATCTTCTTCTACTCGGGGAGAATTACGCCCAGACGATGGGACTCAATATACGGCGCACCAGAACGCTTATTTTCGTATCGACAACGTTGTTGACCGGAACCGTGACGGCATTTTGCGGCCCGGTAGGCTTTCTCGGACTTGCCGTGCCTCACGTGGCCCGTATGTTGTTTAACGATGCGGATCACCGGACGCTTTTGCCGGGAAGTATATTGCTGGGAGTCGTGGCCATGTTACTATGTGATATTATTGCTAAAACACTCGTGCTACCCATAAATTGTATTACCGCCCTGCTGGGAATTCCGGTAATTATTTGGGTGGTATATAAAAACCTTCGACCGGCATGA
- a CDS encoding ABC transporter substrate-binding protein: MLSGCQTKTKSTSAFTKEVYTPEYATGFDIMGADNTESTIIHVRNPWQGAEGVEMSYFVARNGEQAPKDFDGVIIPAGAKRIVCMSSTYIAMLDAINQVDRVVGVSGMNYVSNPYVLAHKETIKDMGAEINYELLVGLAPDLVLLYGIGDAQSTVADKLKELNVPYMYVGEYLEESPLGKAEWLVAISELTDSRETGTKVFREIPERYNNMKQLTANVEKRPTVMLNTPWNDSWAMPSMKSYVAQLITDAGGDYIYKKNTSNGAEPIGLETAYGLIREADVWLNVGMATTLDELKIMNPKFKDAKAIQENEVYNNNLRLTPEGGNDYWESAVVHPDIVLRDLIKILHPELVTEDLYYYRHLE; the protein is encoded by the coding sequence ATGCTATCCGGTTGTCAGACGAAAACAAAGTCCACAAGCGCCTTCACGAAGGAAGTTTACACACCGGAATACGCCACGGGATTCGACATCATGGGAGCTGATAACACGGAAAGCACGATTATTCACGTGCGTAACCCCTGGCAGGGAGCGGAAGGCGTTGAAATGTCCTACTTCGTGGCTCGGAACGGGGAGCAGGCACCGAAAGATTTTGACGGTGTGATTATTCCCGCAGGAGCGAAACGAATTGTATGTATGTCATCCACTTACATCGCCATGCTAGATGCCATAAACCAAGTGGATCGGGTAGTAGGAGTTTCCGGAATGAATTATGTTTCCAACCCGTATGTCCTTGCACACAAAGAAACCATAAAAGACATGGGGGCGGAAATAAATTATGAACTTCTTGTCGGGTTGGCCCCGGATCTTGTATTACTATACGGCATCGGGGACGCACAATCAACCGTGGCGGACAAACTAAAAGAATTGAATGTTCCTTATATGTACGTGGGAGAATACCTGGAAGAATCTCCGCTGGGCAAGGCCGAATGGCTGGTTGCCATTTCCGAATTGACGGATAGCCGGGAAACAGGTACAAAAGTATTTAGAGAGATTCCCGAACGTTATAACAACATGAAACAGTTAACGGCAAACGTGGAAAAACGTCCTACCGTCATGCTGAACACACCGTGGAATGACAGTTGGGCCATGCCTTCCATGAAAAGCTACGTGGCACAATTAATCACGGACGCAGGGGGAGATTATATTTACAAAAAAAACACCTCTAACGGGGCCGAACCCATCGGACTGGAAACAGCCTACGGGTTGATTCGCGAGGCTGACGTGTGGTTGAATGTAGGTATGGCGACGACTCTCGACGAGTTGAAGATCATGAATCCGAAATTCAAGGACGCAAAAGCCATCCAGGAAAACGAGGTCTATAATAATAACCTGCGCTTAACTCCCGAAGGGGGAAATGATTACTGGGAATCGGCCGTTGTTCACCCGGACATCGTACTCCGGGACCTGATCAAAATCTTACACCCGGAACTGGTGACGGAGGATTTGTATTATTACAGGCACTTGGAATAG
- a CDS encoding ATP-binding protein, whose translation MSEKIYPIGIQNFEKIRKEGYFYIDKTALIYRLVKTGSYYFLSRPRRFGKSLLISTLDAYFRGEKELFKGLAIEKLEKDWVKRPVLHIDLNIGKYDAPDSLDKILNEALVKWETVFGTGAGESTLALRFKGVVERAYKQSGQRVAILVDEYDKPLLQAIGDEDLQREYRNTLKPFYGVLKTMDGCIQFAMLTGVTKFGKVSVFSDLNNLEDLSMWNEYVTLCGVSNQEIHENLEEELHEFAKAQSMTYDEVNTELEKWYDGYHFTHNSIGMYNPFSLLSAFKRKDFSNYWFETGTPTYLVELLKRNHYDLERMASEETNSDVLNSIYGDEQPIPVIFQSGYLTIKGYDKRFGLYRLGFPNKEVEEGFINFLMPFYTRFNKIEAPFEIQKFVHEIETGQLDAFFNRLKSFLADTPYELISEQERHYQNVLFIIFKLVGFYTEVEYHTSEGRVDLVLKTNDYIYIMEFKLNGSAEEALQQIHDKHYAQPFQSDKRKIFKIGVNFSSKTRNIEKWIVES comes from the coding sequence ATGAGTGAGAAAATTTATCCCATAGGTATCCAGAATTTCGAGAAAATTCGAAAAGAAGGTTATTTCTATATTGACAAGACTGCCTTGATTTACCGACTGGTAAAAACGGGTAGTTATTACTTTCTCAGTCGCCCGCGTCGTTTTGGAAAGAGCTTGTTAATCTCCACGCTCGATGCCTATTTCCGGGGAGAAAAAGAATTGTTTAAAGGATTGGCAATAGAGAAACTGGAAAAAGATTGGGTGAAACGCCCGGTATTACATATAGACCTGAATATCGGGAAATACGATGCTCCCGACAGCCTGGACAAGATATTGAACGAGGCTCTAGTGAAGTGGGAAACGGTGTTTGGCACGGGTGCCGGGGAAAGCACTTTGGCGTTACGTTTCAAAGGTGTCGTGGAACGCGCCTACAAGCAATCCGGACAACGGGTTGCCATCCTTGTTGACGAGTACGACAAACCCCTGTTACAAGCTATTGGTGACGAGGATCTTCAACGGGAATACCGCAACACGCTGAAGCCTTTCTATGGTGTACTTAAAACCATGGACGGGTGTATCCAGTTTGCCATGCTCACGGGCGTGACTAAATTCGGGAAGGTAAGCGTGTTCAGTGACCTGAACAACCTGGAAGATCTTTCCATGTGGAACGAATATGTCACTCTTTGCGGTGTCAGCAATCAAGAAATACATGAAAATTTAGAAGAAGAATTACATGAATTTGCCAAGGCTCAAAGCATGACATACGATGAAGTCAACACGGAACTGGAAAAATGGTATGACGGGTATCACTTCACGCATAATTCTATCGGCATGTACAATCCGTTTAGTCTGCTAAGCGCATTCAAACGGAAAGATTTTAGCAATTACTGGTTCGAAACGGGCACACCTACCTATCTCGTGGAGTTGCTGAAACGCAATCATTATGACCTGGAACGCATGGCATCCGAAGAAACCAACTCAGACGTATTGAATAGCATTTACGGGGACGAACAGCCTATTCCCGTGATCTTCCAGAGTGGGTACCTCACGATAAAAGGCTATGATAAACGCTTTGGACTTTATCGCCTTGGATTCCCAAACAAAGAGGTGGAGGAAGGTTTTATCAATTTTCTGATGCCTTTTTACACCCGGTTCAACAAAATTGAGGCTCCATTTGAAATTCAAAAATTTGTCCACGAGATCGAGACAGGGCAACTGGATGCCTTTTTCAATAGATTGAAAAGTTTTCTGGCCGATACTCCTTACGAGCTGATCAGTGAACAAGAACGTCATTATCAAAACGTGCTTTTTATCATCTTCAAGCTGGTAGGTTTTTACACGGAAGTCGAGTATCACACTTCCGAGGGACGTGTGGATCTCGTGTTGAAAACTAACGATTACATTTACATCATGGAATTTAAACTGAATGGCAGTGCCGAAGAGGCCTTGCAACAAATCCATGACAAGCATTACGCTCAACCATTCCAATCAGATAAACGCAAGATATTTAAAATTGGCGTGAACTTCAGTTCGAAAACAAGGAATATCGAGAAATGGATCGTGGAGTCATAA